From Enterococcus mundtii, the proteins below share one genomic window:
- a CDS encoding dihydrofolate reductase: MFISMWAQDKNGLIGKDGLLPWRLPNDMRFFREHTVDRLLVMGRKTYEGMGDLSLPYRHVIVLTTQEDFEVKENAEVMHSIDELLVFAETVSEDIYVSGGSRIFQELLPQTGIIWRTLIDGEFDGDTYIGEIDFSDFELAEEHIGITDQENHYAHRFQKWVRK; the protein is encoded by the coding sequence ATGTTTATTTCCATGTGGGCCCAAGACAAGAATGGATTGATCGGTAAAGATGGGTTATTGCCTTGGCGTTTGCCAAATGATATGCGTTTTTTCAGAGAACATACGGTGGATCGTTTATTAGTGATGGGGCGTAAAACATACGAAGGCATGGGCGACCTATCTCTTCCTTATCGCCACGTCATCGTGTTGACTACCCAAGAAGATTTTGAGGTCAAAGAAAATGCAGAAGTCATGCATTCGATCGATGAATTATTGGTTTTTGCGGAGACTGTTTCAGAAGATATTTATGTTTCTGGTGGAAGTCGGATCTTTCAAGAACTATTGCCCCAGACTGGGATTATTTGGCGAACACTGATCGATGGTGAGTTTGACGGAGATACGTATATTGGAGAGATCGACTTTAGTGATTTTGAACTAGCAGAAGAACATATCGGTATCACGGATCAAGAAAACCATTATGCGCATCGCTTCCAAAAATGGGTAAGAAAGTAA
- the rpmG gene encoding 50S ribosomal protein L33, with translation MGGKIMRVNITLECTSCKERNYLTNKNKRNNPDRLEKQKYCPRERKVTLHRETK, from the coding sequence ATGGGAGGGAAAATCATGCGCGTAAACATTACTTTAGAGTGTACTTCTTGTAAAGAACGTAACTACCTAACTAACAAAAACAAACGTAACAATCCTGATCGTTTGGAAAAGCAAAAATATTGCCCACGCGAACGTAAAGTTACTTTGCACCGCGAAACAAAATAA
- a CDS encoding DUF2188 domain-containing protein encodes MPWNMKDFPPAMKNLEELTKKKAIDIGNALLDEGYPDDRAIPIAISQAKEWVESADEKEKKAFSKEKNPQKNDKHDSNPRAAKLLDATVEVKFEEDHWIVRSKGAEKASNHFDHKEDAIEKGKEVARNKETSLMIYKKDGTFEREVHY; translated from the coding sequence ATGCCTTGGAATATGAAAGATTTCCCACCAGCCATGAAGAACTTGGAAGAGTTGACCAAAAAGAAAGCAATCGATATCGGCAATGCGCTTTTAGATGAAGGTTATCCTGATGATCGAGCAATCCCGATCGCAATCAGTCAAGCGAAAGAATGGGTGGAAAGTGCAGATGAGAAAGAGAAGAAAGCTTTCTCAAAAGAGAAAAATCCACAAAAAAATGACAAGCATGATAGCAATCCGCGAGCAGCTAAATTATTAGACGCCACAGTCGAAGTCAAATTCGAAGAAGATCATTGGATCGTTCGCTCTAAAGGCGCTGAAAAAGCAAGCAATCACTTCGATCATAAAGAAGATGCCATTGAAAAAGGAAAAGAAGTAGCTCGTAATAAAGAAACATCCTTAATGATCTATAAAAAAGATGGCACATTCGAGCGAGAAGTCCATTACTGA
- the asnB gene encoding asparagine synthase (glutamine-hydrolyzing) — translation MCGIVGFVNNKDNKKAIINDMMDRIIHRGPNSSGEYIDRDVALGFRRLSIIDLEGGTQPIYNEDQTKIIIFNGEIYNYQPLRKELIDAGHIFKTHADTEVLLHGYEEWGTELLQKVRGMFAFAIWDNEKKELFGARDHFGIKPYYYAEMNGTLMFGSEIKSFLPHPDFNKELNREALKPYMTFQYSPLNGETFFKGVYRLPEGHYFTYKDGHMDIQQYWDANFEEKGTQSRQEWIDQIDDTVKASIEAHTISDVEVGSFLSSGVDSSYVTSVLKPDHSFSIGFDDKTYNEAIEARKLTEMLDLDNTAAVIDGDMSFKAFPLIQYHLDEPDSNPSCVPLYFLANLAAQSVRVVQSGEGADELFAGYQSYGFHTNSKFIRVIAQGLKKLPKGTRYNLGRKIGKMRNFHGRIHLYESLAPAKEYFIGHARIFEENEAANLLTPEFQQAPTVKEIMAEHYAKTEGIQDEINKMQYVDLHQWMPKDILLKADKLSMASSLEVRVPLLDIEVMKLAQQIPSKYLLNQNNTKDVFRQAANKHLPEEWSNRVKLGFPVPIKAWLKEEHGYHQVKELFEADFAKEFFDQAKIIQLLDDHHEGRSEEQRKIWTIFSFLTWYKVYFVDETIPQAEPIQYVTV, via the coding sequence ATGTGCGGAATCGTAGGATTTGTTAATAACAAAGATAATAAAAAAGCAATCATCAATGACATGATGGATCGCATCATTCACCGCGGACCGAATAGTTCAGGTGAATACATTGATCGTGATGTGGCTTTGGGTTTTAGACGTCTAAGTATTATTGACTTAGAAGGGGGCACACAGCCCATTTACAATGAAGACCAAACAAAAATCATTATTTTTAATGGAGAAATCTACAACTATCAACCACTTAGAAAAGAATTGATCGATGCAGGTCATATTTTCAAAACTCATGCAGATACAGAAGTTTTATTACATGGCTATGAAGAATGGGGAACTGAGTTATTGCAAAAAGTACGTGGGATGTTTGCTTTTGCGATTTGGGATAATGAGAAAAAAGAATTATTCGGTGCAAGAGACCATTTTGGGATCAAACCGTATTACTATGCTGAAATGAACGGAACTTTGATGTTTGGTTCTGAAATCAAGAGTTTTTTACCACATCCAGATTTCAATAAAGAATTGAATCGGGAAGCATTGAAACCATATATGACGTTCCAATATTCTCCTTTAAATGGGGAAACATTCTTTAAAGGCGTCTATCGTTTACCAGAAGGTCATTATTTCACTTACAAAGATGGCCACATGGATATCCAACAGTATTGGGATGCGAACTTTGAAGAAAAAGGCACACAAAGTCGTCAAGAATGGATCGATCAAATTGATGACACAGTGAAAGCATCGATCGAAGCACACACGATCAGTGATGTGGAAGTTGGCTCGTTCTTATCAAGTGGGGTCGATTCAAGTTATGTGACTTCTGTTTTGAAACCAGACCATTCATTCTCAATAGGCTTTGATGATAAAACTTATAATGAAGCAATCGAGGCACGTAAATTAACAGAAATGCTTGACTTGGATAACACCGCAGCTGTCATTGATGGAGACATGTCCTTTAAGGCTTTCCCTTTGATTCAATACCATTTAGATGAACCAGATTCTAATCCATCTTGTGTACCGTTGTATTTCTTAGCGAATCTTGCGGCACAAAGTGTACGAGTCGTTCAATCTGGCGAAGGGGCAGATGAATTATTTGCTGGCTATCAATCATATGGCTTCCACACAAATTCAAAATTTATCCGAGTGATTGCGCAAGGCTTGAAAAAATTACCGAAAGGCACGCGCTATAACTTAGGTAGAAAAATCGGAAAGATGCGTAATTTCCATGGTAGGATCCATTTATATGAATCATTAGCGCCTGCCAAAGAATATTTTATCGGACATGCACGGATCTTTGAAGAAAACGAAGCGGCCAACCTGTTGACGCCAGAATTTCAACAAGCCCCAACAGTCAAAGAAATCATGGCAGAACATTATGCGAAAACTGAAGGAATCCAAGACGAGATCAACAAGATGCAATATGTTGACTTACACCAATGGATGCCAAAAGATATTTTGTTAAAAGCCGATAAACTTTCAATGGCAAGTTCACTGGAAGTGCGGGTACCACTTCTTGATATCGAAGTAATGAAATTAGCGCAACAAATCCCAAGTAAGTATTTATTGAATCAAAACAATACGAAAGATGTCTTTAGACAAGCTGCGAACAAGCATCTGCCTGAAGAATGGTCAAATCGTGTAAAACTTGGTTTCCCTGTACCGATCAAAGCTTGGCTGAAAGAAGAACATGGCTATCACCAAGTAAAAGAATTATTTGAAGCTGATTTTGCGAAAGAGTTCTTTGATCAAGCGAAAATCATCCAATTACTTGATGACCATCATGAAGGTAGAAGTGAAGAACAACGTAAGATTTGGACGATTTTCAGTTTCTTGACGTGGTACAAAGTTTATTTTGTGGATGAAACGATTCCTCAAGCTGAACCGATCCAATATGTAACAGTTTAG
- a CDS encoding LysM peptidoglycan-binding domain-containing protein, which produces MKKKIFVGALVALFLLPVNVFAAKGDQGVDWAIYQGETGRFGYDSDKFVIAQIGGYNANGLYTQWTYPTQVASAIAQGKRAHTYIWYDTYGNMDIAKQTMDYFLPKIQTPKGSIVALDFEHGAINDKKANTDTILYGMRRIKEAGYTPMYYSYKPFTLQYVDYQRILKEFPNSLWIAAYASNSVTNTPNYNYFPTMDGVAIWQFTSNYIAGGLDGNVDLTGITDNGYTNSDKPQTETPAINAGEETSETPKSQIKVGDTVKVNFSANQWVTGETIPQWVKGESYKVQQVDGNKFLLADILSWIDKSNVELLPDSTAVAQQPSTTTHIVQYGETLSSIATQYGTTYQALASLNGLSNPNMIYAGQVLKVSGAVSTTRTYTVQYGDNLSSIATKLGTTYQSLAQQNGLSNPNLIYPGQVLLF; this is translated from the coding sequence ATGAAAAAGAAGATTTTTGTAGGAGCTCTTGTAGCTCTTTTTTTGTTGCCTGTGAATGTCTTTGCTGCCAAAGGAGATCAAGGTGTCGATTGGGCGATTTATCAAGGAGAAACAGGACGTTTTGGTTACGATAGCGATAAATTTGTCATCGCTCAAATTGGTGGGTACAATGCAAATGGATTGTATACTCAATGGACATATCCCACTCAAGTAGCTTCAGCAATTGCACAAGGGAAAAGGGCGCATACTTATATCTGGTATGATACCTATGGAAATATGGATATTGCCAAACAGACAATGGATTATTTCTTGCCTAAGATTCAAACACCGAAAGGATCAATTGTAGCCTTAGATTTTGAACATGGAGCGATCAATGACAAGAAAGCCAATACTGATACGATTCTTTATGGGATGCGTAGAATCAAAGAAGCTGGGTACACACCAATGTACTACTCCTATAAACCCTTCACGCTTCAATATGTCGATTATCAACGGATTCTAAAAGAATTCCCTAATTCTCTATGGATTGCGGCATATGCGTCTAATTCTGTGACGAATACTCCAAATTATAACTACTTCCCAACAATGGATGGAGTGGCAATTTGGCAATTTACTTCGAACTATATTGCAGGGGGCTTGGATGGAAATGTCGATTTAACAGGGATCACTGATAATGGCTATACTAACTCAGATAAGCCACAAACAGAAACACCAGCAATCAATGCAGGAGAAGAAACAAGTGAAACGCCAAAATCACAGATCAAAGTTGGCGATACAGTTAAGGTGAATTTCTCAGCTAATCAATGGGTAACTGGGGAGACTATCCCACAATGGGTAAAAGGTGAAAGCTACAAGGTTCAACAAGTAGATGGTAATAAATTCTTACTTGCAGATATTCTTTCTTGGATCGATAAATCTAATGTAGAACTTTTGCCAGATTCTACGGCTGTTGCACAACAACCTTCAACTACAACGCACATTGTACAATACGGAGAAACCTTGTCATCAATCGCCACTCAGTATGGCACAACGTACCAAGCTTTAGCTTCTTTGAATGGATTGAGTAATCCAAACATGATCTATGCTGGTCAAGTGTTAAAAGTAAGTGGTGCAGTAAGCACAACTAGAACATATACGGTCCAATATGGCGATAATCTTTCGTCAATTGCGACTAAGTTAGGAACAACGTATCAGTCACTAGCACAACAAAATGGGTTATCAAATCCTAATCTGATTTATCCAGGACAAGTATTATTGTTTTAA
- a CDS encoding phage holin — MILPDKYYNKIKWAVLTVLPATSVLVATLGKAYGWEGTDLAVFTINSITTFLGVVTGVSAYNSKK; from the coding sequence ATGATTTTACCTGACAAGTATTACAACAAAATCAAATGGGCAGTGCTTACTGTCTTACCAGCTACCTCAGTGTTAGTGGCTACACTAGGGAAAGCTTATGGATGGGAAGGAACAGATTTAGCTGTTTTTACGATAAATTCCATTACAACATTTTTAGGTGTGGTAACTGGTGTTTCAGCGTATAACTCAAAAAAATAG
- a CDS encoding hemolysin XhlA family protein, with protein MSNQEETMWVEVLQRLARIEENTKHLDAVTENARLALSKAEENEKIIKELKENQRWAWRTIAGMVVSILVYMATKFIGG; from the coding sequence TTGTCTAATCAAGAAGAAACGATGTGGGTCGAAGTTCTGCAACGTTTAGCAAGAATCGAAGAGAATACCAAACATCTTGATGCAGTCACTGAAAATGCTAGGCTAGCTTTGTCTAAAGCAGAAGAAAATGAAAAAATCATCAAAGAATTAAAAGAAAACCAACGATGGGCGTGGCGAACAATTGCTGGCATGGTTGTTTCGATTTTAGTTTATATGGCAACAAAATTTATAGGAGGTTAA
- a CDS encoding BppU family phage baseplate upper protein — protein MAEIQHKITLSTTESNNHIQLIKIRQGDVNTQKLVVEIVENGELKTFEGLVPFFINTTKFGENQPIEQKVQKYSPAQGRLEYTLSEPDWQWGGENTAHFSFRTLNGDGTWSEQFSTLDFSYRVVSGITNSCIRDSAYVWTFEELLRRFREYMEQGENEWAQWVQDNKDILESVDPGGTIIAILNDAKGDYASLAERLDSIEFESFDVPLDASQIQYGLVNRYFNSDTNQYEEVKPANADSVIESIDDTKFNMAFITDIHADAHVPTSEGDSWDNGETEFVSTRRWKAIGEFQKLGNLCDVMVYGGDNVDGRDSGITYTQEVPGNGQSNRYKTLKTVERFSKAVTVLQKKPVVICDGNHDRGGVPHNGKRTKLNMLSPADIAENYNGGYGGMIFEEKKIALYRLNTNDFTSQTDEDGFWLEAYGQGPSGSDKQGNFNKAQLVDFGQWLEGLDRTYHVILVGHFPLHDEEKVVGNKNHFQNLVDAFKQGTSISIDFTEWSSVDDSDITGEYTFDMSKKGVGTVVGYFCGHYHAFSIRQMGTTKIIIGNCSMSDEINTETETGFYKVEVDTELKKVTAKGVGRCEDYTFDY, from the coding sequence TTGGCAGAAATACAACACAAAATCACATTATCAACAACAGAATCGAATAATCACATTCAGTTGATCAAAATTCGGCAAGGCGATGTGAACACGCAAAAGCTAGTTGTTGAAATCGTTGAAAATGGGGAACTAAAAACCTTTGAAGGTTTAGTTCCTTTTTTCATCAATACAACAAAGTTCGGTGAGAATCAACCAATCGAACAAAAAGTTCAAAAATACAGCCCAGCTCAAGGTCGCTTGGAATATACGTTGAGCGAACCTGACTGGCAGTGGGGTGGCGAAAATACCGCTCATTTTAGTTTTCGAACATTGAATGGTGACGGTACATGGAGCGAACAATTCAGTACCTTAGACTTCTCTTATCGTGTAGTATCTGGTATCACAAATAGTTGCATCAGAGATTCGGCTTACGTTTGGACGTTTGAAGAATTACTGCGAAGATTCAGAGAGTACATGGAACAAGGTGAAAATGAATGGGCGCAATGGGTCCAAGATAATAAAGACATTTTGGAAAGTGTTGATCCTGGCGGAACAATCATAGCCATCTTAAATGATGCTAAAGGTGATTACGCGAGTTTAGCTGAGCGACTTGATAGCATCGAATTTGAAAGTTTTGACGTTCCTTTAGATGCTAGCCAAATTCAATATGGATTAGTTAACAGATATTTCAATAGCGATACGAACCAATACGAAGAAGTTAAGCCTGCAAATGCAGACAGTGTAATTGAATCAATCGATGATACAAAATTTAATATGGCGTTCATCACTGACATTCATGCGGATGCCCATGTACCAACATCAGAAGGAGATAGTTGGGATAACGGAGAAACCGAATTTGTATCGACTCGAAGATGGAAAGCCATCGGTGAGTTTCAAAAGTTAGGGAATTTATGTGATGTCATGGTCTATGGGGGCGATAATGTAGATGGTCGTGATTCGGGTATTACTTACACACAAGAAGTTCCTGGCAATGGTCAAAGCAATCGATACAAAACCCTAAAAACAGTTGAACGATTTTCTAAGGCAGTAACAGTTCTACAAAAGAAACCTGTTGTGATCTGTGACGGCAATCATGATCGAGGGGGCGTGCCTCATAACGGTAAGCGAACAAAGCTCAATATGCTTTCTCCGGCGGATATTGCGGAAAATTACAATGGCGGTTATGGCGGAATGATTTTTGAAGAAAAAAAAATCGCCCTTTATCGACTTAATACGAATGATTTTACGTCACAAACGGATGAAGATGGTTTCTGGTTAGAGGCTTATGGTCAAGGACCGTCTGGAAGTGATAAACAAGGAAATTTCAATAAAGCACAATTGGTCGATTTTGGACAATGGCTAGAAGGACTCGATCGAACTTACCATGTCATCCTTGTTGGGCATTTTCCCTTACATGATGAGGAAAAAGTGGTGGGAAATAAAAATCACTTTCAAAACCTAGTTGATGCGTTTAAACAAGGAACTAGCATCTCTATCGATTTTACTGAGTGGAGTTCGGTGGATGATTCTGATATCACTGGAGAATATACGTTTGATATGAGCAAAAAAGGAGTCGGCACCGTAGTTGGTTATTTTTGCGGACACTATCACGCCTTTAGTATTCGACAAATGGGAACGACTAAAATTATCATAGGAAACTGCTCAATGTCCGATGAGATCAATACTGAAACCGAAACAGGATTTTATAAGGTTGAAGTAGATACAGAACTAAAAAAAGTCACTGCCAAAGGTGTAGGACGTTGTGAAGATTATACCTTTGACTACTAA
- a CDS encoding phage tail spike protein, whose translation MKQEFIYAYKKMPDDLNINGIALLDWEDLPEINRVLNGQYRFYGNYARDGEFRSYLKKGNFLKVKVPDGSWQYFEIYNVKKNLTSVSVTARHIGFMANKNFIIESFTENGNGTQIMNNLKSGLAFSQKFNYLSNVGTTHQFTAKQVAPVEAIIGSNNGNENLASVASAELDMNNYDLNLVKQIGADNGFRIDFGLNLEAIEEEIDEESIVNSLFLVGGVPDNDYDEDKDPITYGFLEIDGVTDENRRIGKRENSDCKTIDELKKWGNTLFENDRIHEPKATHTVSMVSLEHTLEYGEIYRKLSTLSFGDVVHVRAKQLDIEITERVVEYTYFPTLGKYKDLVLGNDLSLYTSTVNTQTQELKKKIDNRTETLVQNVLNATAWITGNSGGHVVFRPEKAPSEILIMDTDEVASAKRVWRWNLNGLGYSDNGVNGPFGIAITSKGEIVADFIKVGTINAEVFETSFNAYGDVLKLVKGTLQIWNENKKIMELTKKGMEFWNSKESIGTIGTTDSAGNPFPDAVTPTPLEENSLVIRTNGDGKYILISPTEGKGLVLLGNGKATYFGDLDIQGDLTIKSQKVIPGQNGGPSGGGGTGTGGYPSEVTSDSDKFAWDLWAFLIANDYSPQSAAGILGNVQGEVGAGMNPDTEQNGGPGYGWVQWDGSAYPLVGEPTWDGREYVQRLMAAAGITQDYRTSAAQARLINWCMYNGQWIGAVNPTTVEGFKVMTDPASAATVFEQNFERPAATHPERQTYAIEWYNKFKDLKASGATGEEGLKHLNSLLGQRVGNGQCYGLSAEYSGFLGGCGMGAGTQYGLTHVIGNTSAASDIGIAYDWAAVGWKVILNPSYDQLVVGAIINWARGAQVGSWYADGTYGHTGVIRGLENGRMQTYEQNTEKGMVCAELDREFFNSSAISSIVIPPK comes from the coding sequence GTGAAGCAAGAGTTTATTTATGCTTACAAAAAGATGCCTGATGATTTAAACATCAATGGTATTGCTTTGCTTGATTGGGAGGATTTACCAGAAATCAATCGCGTGTTAAATGGTCAATATCGATTCTATGGGAATTATGCTAGAGATGGTGAGTTCCGCTCATATCTAAAAAAAGGAAATTTCTTAAAAGTGAAAGTACCCGATGGATCCTGGCAGTATTTTGAAATATATAACGTCAAAAAGAATCTGACTTCTGTTTCAGTAACGGCAAGGCATATTGGTTTTATGGCCAATAAAAATTTTATTATTGAGTCTTTCACAGAAAATGGCAATGGAACACAAATCATGAACAATCTAAAATCTGGTTTGGCTTTCTCACAAAAATTCAACTATCTTTCCAACGTTGGAACAACACATCAGTTCACTGCAAAACAAGTAGCACCGGTTGAAGCTATTATTGGTTCGAATAACGGGAATGAAAATTTAGCTAGTGTGGCAAGTGCAGAATTAGACATGAATAACTATGATTTGAATCTAGTCAAACAAATCGGAGCTGATAATGGATTCAGGATTGACTTTGGTTTGAATCTCGAAGCTATTGAAGAAGAAATTGATGAAGAATCTATTGTAAACAGTCTATTTCTGGTCGGTGGTGTTCCTGACAATGATTACGACGAAGATAAAGACCCTATCACCTATGGATTTTTAGAAATAGATGGTGTAACGGATGAAAATAGGCGCATAGGTAAAAGAGAGAATTCGGATTGTAAAACAATTGACGAATTGAAGAAATGGGGAAATACACTTTTTGAAAATGATCGTATTCATGAACCTAAAGCGACTCATACTGTTAGCATGGTTTCACTAGAACATACTCTGGAATACGGTGAAATATATCGAAAGCTTTCAACTCTTAGCTTCGGAGATGTTGTTCACGTAAGGGCAAAACAGCTTGATATTGAAATCACTGAGCGAGTCGTTGAATATACCTATTTTCCTACACTAGGGAAGTATAAGGATTTAGTTTTAGGAAACGACTTATCTTTATATACCTCAACTGTAAACACACAAACACAAGAGCTTAAAAAGAAAATCGACAATCGGACAGAAACATTAGTGCAAAACGTACTAAATGCAACGGCATGGATCACTGGGAATTCTGGTGGACATGTCGTTTTTCGTCCAGAGAAAGCACCCTCCGAGATACTTATCATGGATACCGATGAAGTAGCGAGTGCAAAGCGTGTTTGGCGATGGAATTTGAATGGGTTGGGTTATTCAGATAATGGAGTAAATGGTCCATTCGGGATTGCTATCACTTCAAAAGGGGAAATTGTTGCTGACTTCATTAAAGTTGGAACAATAAATGCAGAAGTTTTCGAAACGTCCTTCAATGCTTATGGTGATGTGTTAAAACTTGTAAAAGGCACGCTTCAAATTTGGAATGAAAACAAAAAAATCATGGAGCTAACAAAAAAAGGCATGGAGTTTTGGAACTCTAAAGAGTCCATCGGAACAATTGGAACGACAGATTCTGCTGGAAATCCGTTCCCAGATGCAGTGACACCAACACCACTAGAAGAAAATTCTTTAGTAATTCGTACGAACGGTGATGGAAAGTATATTCTCATTTCGCCAACAGAAGGAAAAGGACTCGTTTTATTGGGAAATGGTAAAGCAACATATTTTGGAGATTTAGATATCCAAGGCGACTTGACTATTAAGTCACAAAAAGTAATTCCTGGTCAAAATGGTGGTCCAAGTGGCGGTGGTGGTACAGGTACAGGTGGTTATCCTTCAGAGGTCACGAGTGATTCAGATAAGTTCGCCTGGGATTTATGGGCTTTTTTGATTGCCAATGATTATTCACCACAATCCGCAGCAGGGATTTTAGGAAACGTTCAAGGCGAAGTAGGCGCAGGAATGAATCCTGATACCGAACAAAATGGCGGACCAGGTTATGGTTGGGTTCAATGGGATGGTTCAGCTTATCCACTGGTTGGAGAACCAACGTGGGATGGTAGAGAGTATGTTCAACGATTAATGGCAGCGGCGGGAATCACTCAAGATTATCGAACTTCAGCCGCACAAGCCCGATTAATTAATTGGTGTATGTACAACGGGCAGTGGATTGGGGCTGTAAATCCGACAACTGTTGAAGGGTTTAAAGTAATGACTGATCCAGCCAGTGCTGCGACAGTATTTGAACAGAACTTTGAACGACCAGCGGCAACTCATCCAGAACGTCAAACCTACGCTATAGAATGGTATAACAAATTCAAAGATTTAAAAGCTAGCGGTGCTACTGGTGAAGAAGGATTGAAACATCTTAATTCTTTACTCGGCCAAAGAGTAGGTAACGGACAGTGTTATGGGTTGTCAGCTGAGTATTCAGGATTTTTAGGTGGCTGTGGAATGGGTGCTGGTACACAGTATGGATTGACTCACGTTATTGGAAATACTTCTGCTGCATCTGATATCGGAATTGCTTACGATTGGGCAGCGGTTGGCTGGAAAGTAATTTTAAATCCTAGTTATGATCAATTAGTCGTTGGTGCAATCATCAATTGGGCAAGAGGCGCTCAAGTAGGCTCGTGGTATGCTGACGGCACTTATGGTCATACAGGAGTTATACGTGGATTAGAAAATGGTCGGATGCAAACATATGAACAAAATACAGAAAAAGGAATGGTATGCGCAGAATTGGATAGAGAATTTTTTAATTCGAGTGCAATTTCTTCAATTGTCATACCGCCAAAATAG
- a CDS encoding phage tail domain-containing protein, translated as MSRRFMNPDEPNFIWKNLNALIDMECIIESELPEVMPAQRYETYTIQGRNGELNETFGDYESFDFEIENITVPHSKLREVKKWLSGRSRLITHNDPDKYLDAICNLGEEVKFENEWGFFYTFSVTFRCQPFKRKLNEQPIEFKTKEIEIHDPGDEVAFPYFEIESNGGDITLTIGDKRLTILNTLASTVIVDTEFGKSIQEDLPLFTKGDWPTLSPGENVLEVSGSFSKIKLWRRSVYL; from the coding sequence ATGAGTCGTCGATTTATGAATCCAGATGAACCGAATTTTATTTGGAAAAACCTTAATGCCTTGATTGATATGGAATGTATTATTGAGAGCGAGCTTCCTGAAGTTATGCCAGCACAACGATACGAAACATATACAATTCAAGGAAGAAATGGGGAACTGAATGAAACGTTTGGTGATTATGAATCTTTTGACTTTGAAATCGAAAATATCACCGTTCCCCATTCCAAACTTCGTGAGGTTAAAAAGTGGCTTTCCGGAAGAAGTCGACTGATAACGCACAACGATCCAGATAAATATTTAGATGCTATTTGCAATTTAGGTGAAGAAGTCAAATTCGAAAACGAATGGGGCTTCTTTTATACCTTTAGTGTTACGTTTAGATGTCAGCCGTTTAAACGTAAGCTAAATGAACAACCAATCGAATTTAAGACAAAAGAAATCGAGATACATGATCCAGGTGATGAGGTAGCATTCCCTTATTTTGAAATTGAATCGAATGGGGGAGATATCACGCTAACGATTGGAGATAAAAGGCTCACTATATTAAACACGTTGGCAAGTACGGTTATTGTTGATACTGAATTTGGTAAATCAATTCAAGAGGATTTACCACTATTTACCAAAGGAGATTGGCCAACATTGAGTCCAGGAGAGAACGTTCTAGAAGTGAGTGGTTCATTCTCAAAAATCAAGTTATGGAGAAGGAGTGTTTATCTGTGA